The genomic segment CTATACGTGCACAGCAGCCTGGGATACAGGAGTCCGGAGGAGTTCGAGGCCCTTTACTCCCAGCAAGTTCTTAAGGAAGCAATGTGAAATCTCTAAACTCATTTTACCTCAAATCTGTCTTGACAAATGGGTCGCACTACAATTATCGAGCAGAAGGCACTGCCCAGATCGCTTTCTTGGAACTCTTCCATTTCAAGATGCTCAAGAAGAAATCGGAGATATTGAATCCAATCCGTTGGTTTTTTGCATTATGGAAAATCCTTAAGGGTAGACGATTATTACATCTGACTGAAGAAATGTTTTCCCAACTTAAGAGGTCCGATTTCCCAAGCGTGGGTCTGGATTACGGATCCGGCAAGCATCAATCAAAGGACCCTCGGTGGATAATATACTTTTACCTTGGGGATATATTCCATAGTGTTGCTAGATTTATTCTTTTTCTCTTCGGTTTGAAATCAACTCTGGCAAGACCTCTACTCGTGAAAGCTGAGACTTACTATAATAAAGCAATGGAGGTAAGAGGTGATTCTGGAACTCATGATTTCTATCGTCTCAGATTGGTTGAAGTTCAACTTTTCCTTAAGCGAAGTCTAGATTTAGATTATCTCGAGAAAAGGGTTAGGCTTTCTCATGAGAACTACCGTAGATTGAGCAATGATCAACAAATCGGTTACACAAACATAGTCTTGGCCCTGATTGAGTTCAAGAAAAATGGGAATAAAGAAAAGATGAAACAATTACTTGCCGATGCAAAGGAAACCTTCGAAAATTCCAAATCATCTAGAGCTGTCAATCTAGTTAAGTGGTTCAAACGAATGCTGGATGTCTGACAATTTTCCATAGGAGGGGTTGACCTATGCTTAATCACATAATGCTTAAGTTCTCTTAGCTAGCCTCTGATATTATCACTATTCTTGAACCCGACCAACTAAACCATGAGAGACGTTTGACATACTCAATTTCACTAGTCTTGTTTCGCGGCGAGAGTGGAATCGTTATTCAACTGTAATCAAAGAGCATAACCACTAGCTTTGATCTAAACTCTTGACTGAGAAGACTTCAAAAGAAACAACTTGATTTTCCTTTCCTACAAATTCTCTAGGCGAATTGTGCCATTTTTGTGCCACCTTTCTGTTCTACTCTGTGAAATCGGTGTAATCCATGAACTGCATGAAAAGGATAGACTTACCCTCTAAGTCCATTAAACACGCTGGTTGTTTGTAAGTCGACCTGTCTCAAAGCTTACGGGAAAGTAGCCAAAATACTCAGGAAAGAATTACGAAAGCGTTGCTCTACCACTGAGCTACGTCGGCAACGATATCTGAATTTTATTACGTAATAGGGGAATGTCAACAATGGTCTGTATTGTTCTTGCGGCATGATGAGGCTGCGACCAGTTTTATTCGGGTATACCTTCTTCGGGCTTTATAATATCCCTGCCCAAGGCAAATGCCAAGGATAAGTGAAGGGTATTGCACTTTTCTCCGGGAGCCAACATGTTGCGATTCTCTAGAAGAACCTGAAAAGTACGATTAAGGATTAATCTGGCCTCAATTCGTAAAGTCGGGCTGAATGTTTGATTTCTTATAAACGTAATATCCACCGGGCTGAATCCGCAAACGAGGTCCAGTCTCGGGACGTAACTGTCGCCAAACTCTAAACCACCGTTAAAAAGACGCGCGCGTGAAGGCCCTAATATATAAGAGACGCCCACCTGAGGCATCAACAACTCTGAAAATAAGAAATAATAATGGCGCCCCGGAGCTGACGAAAATCCTCTTTCCATTCGAAAAAGCTCAACCCCGGCTGCGAAAGCAAGCTTCTTGCCCCAATAGCATCTTAATTGCCCCAAAGAGAGACCGAAATCCGGTCGCATGAAGAGACCCATTTTATCTACATCAGAGAAATTCCAAGCGTAACCCACGCCTGCCTGCACGCTGCCGTAATCGACAGAAACTATATCCGGCTTGGGTATGCCGGAAATAAGCACAAGGATAAGAAAGCTAATCATCAATCATCCAGACTTTGCAGTTGAGCAGGGAAATTCCTTTTGCCCCTGAATATCCGGCGACAAGCAGCTACCCGATTCCGATATATATTTATGAGATGGAACTTCCCTGCCTTTATCATCTCCATGTGTATATATTAAGCGGGAATAATTACCTGTCAAGCCGGTCGTCTGCTTGGTCTCGATGAATGCGGGGATTGAGAACTGTATTAAAAGCTCAGGGGCGGGCTTTGCCCGCCCCTTTATTGTTGCGCCAAGGTCTAAAGAAGTACTTTATTTCACGTTTTAACTTGAGGATGGAGTCTGGTCCATTCCTCAAGAAGCTCCTCCTCCCTTTCAAGACTGATGCCGGCTCTGAGAACGGTACTGGACGGTCTTTTTGAATGCCATTCGAGCGTATCCGCTATTGTACGCTCAAGCGGCCTGAATTTCAAGCCCTCACCGAGAGCCTTTCGTATGTTGAAACTCGACATGCCTGCACCATCGTCCCCGGGCAGCCACAGGGGCAGTCCTTCCCACGGCTGCACGTCCCTTTCTAAAAGAAACTCTGCGGCCACCCACAAAAGCTCGGCATTACTTGACGACACCTTCACGCACGCATCCAGAAACTCCTTCATGCTGAGCGTGTAGTCCGGACCGTCGGCGTTGTATATGCCTCTCTGATTGCGCTCTACCATAGAGATAATCCATTCCGAAAGGTCGCGTACGTCTATGAACATAACTCCGAGGTCCTGTGGTTCGGGCGCCAGAACCCTTGTTTGTTTCGAGATGCGGGCCGGCCAGTATGTAAAGCGGTCGGTTGGGTCATGCGGTCCCACTATGAGTCCGGGTCTCGGAATGAACGCTCTATCAGGGAAAGCGTTCAAGACCTCTTTTTCGCAAAGAACTTTAAGGGCACCATAGTTTTCACCCGTAACACCCGTAACACCCGTAACATCCGTAACCTGTTCTACCGTTTCATCTGGAATTGCGGCTAGAGCCGACCGCTCGTCCATGTTCTTGCGGCTCATATCGGCGTATACGGAGAGGGTGGATATGAATACGTACAATGAGACCGAGTCGTGCAGCGCCTCGCAGGACTTTTTTACGCTACGGGGCACGTACCCGCATGTGTCTATGACGGCGTCCCATGTGCGGCTCCGGAGAGGGGAGAGATCGACCGTACGGTCGCCCTTTATTTTTTCTACCTTGGGAAAAAGGTCGGGGTTGTGCTGACCGCGGTTGAAGAGCGTCACCTCGTGCCCGCGCTCAAGCGCCGCATCCACGATGTGCCGGCCAAGAAACACGGTTCCGCCGATAACGAGAATCTTCATTTAGTGATTATGTTATTTTTTTAGTTTATGTCAAGCGTTAAATAAAAAAAATTGTGACTTGTCAAGGGCCTTTAATCTGGCTCTGCTTCAATGTACAGTAGTCGTTTTGCGTGATTGAATCCAGAGAGTGCCTGTTACATATACGTTGCCCTTAGCGTCAACCGCTATGTTCACCGCCCAGTCGAATTTGCTTACTTGATCGATATAAAGAGCCACTCCTCCTTCACCTGCGCGAAGGCTACGAGCGGGATGATTGAGGTTATTATTGCAAGGATGCTTGTTCTTTTCACCTGTTCCTCCTTTTAAAACCCATACCGGGTTATTTAACGCTTGAGTGTAGCAAAAAAGCAATAAGCGTTAACAAGGTTCCCAATAAAAATTGCGGAGCAATTTTTATTGGGTCACAATTACCATCGGCCGCGTAACGCCTGCGCGAATCTGAGTGCGCGCCGAAACGCTTGCCTGCTTGCCTTCGGCTTTCTCGAAGAACTTTGCATACTTGGCATTCATGTCTATGCGTCCGAATCCTTCTGTCAGGATAAGGGCAAAGGGAACCTGCTCGTCGCCCGTTAGAGCGACGCCCATCTCCGAGCCGTAAAACCGCACCCAGTCCTGGTTGTCGAGCGAGGGCGCGATGACGCCTGCAACCTCGACCTCTGCGGCTTTGCGGAGGAAAGTCTCGTCTATGTGTTTGAGGGAGACGACAACGGCGCTTTTATGCGAACGCTCGAGTGCCGACGGGACCTTAAGGATGGAGAGCCGACCGGAGGCTTCGCGCCCGAATCCGATTATTGCGTAAAGTATTGTCCCAGAACCTTTTATCTGAACGCCTGAGCCGGGTCTTACCTTTGATATCTTCCCTGCTACGAACGACTTAGTTGAAATAGGTGCAAGATCGTACTGGATTGTTACCGTGCCTTTCTGGGTATCTATCTCTTTTACCGTTCCCGTGGCTGGCGACTTCACGAATACACCATTTGAGATATTCTTGGCAATAACGTTTTCCTTCTCGACAAAGTCGCCCAAAGAAACCTTAAGGTATGATTTTATGTGAGATGGGGACTCGCCAGTCGCCTTTGCAACGTCTACCACGTGCGGCTTGCCGTCGTAGTCCTGTATCTCGCGTAGGATGATTAGACCCGAAGGCTCCACTTGCGTTACAGTTCCACGAACGGGTGAGCGGAGAAAATAGGGAACGTGAAGGAGTTTGCCTTCGCCTTTAAATATTGGTTGTTCGTAGGTTACACGATCGCCCACCTTGACAAGGATGCCTTCGCGGACCTCCTCGTCGGTGATGTGGGTCGAGTAGCTTATCATGCGCCTGATATCGAGCAGGTAGAGCTTAGGCGGGCCGAAGCGGTTTTCGCCTATTACTGTATCCGGGGCGACCTTCTCGCCCGTGCGTACGAATATCTCGCCTTCATATGGCAGCTTACGCTCGATTGCGTATTCGCCCCTGACTATCTGTGATGCACCCTTCTGCACCTTCGTTTTGAAGGGTCCGGACGGAAAGAAGTCCCATATACCCTTGGAAGCAAGGGATGCATCTAACATCCCCTCGCCCCTGCCCCGGCAGTCGATGAGCACGCCGAGTTTGGTCTTAAGTCTCATGTTTCCGATTCTTGAGGCAAGGCAAACGTCCTTAGAAGCGGTGATCTCTAGCTCTCCCGGTCTGTCAAGATAGAGCACGTCGCCAGCTTTGAGTTCGTAGCGCTCACCGTCCCTGTCCGTTACTGTAAGTGCGACCTTGTTCGGTTTGAGCTTCCCAACAGGCGCAATCACGTAGCCTATCTCTTCAAGACATTCGCTCGAATAGAGGTCCAGGGCAAGGGTGGGCTCGAGTTTTGACAGGACGCCCAGATGGGGGCTCTTGAAGTTGCTGTCGAGCGCGAGCTTGGTAACACCCGAAGGCAGGAATCCTTCAGCCAGTATCCACAGAGCCTCATCTTTAGATTTTACGTGCGATAGTATGCCGCCAGCGCCCACGATCACATCAATATCCTTGGGCTGGAAGTATACCTGCTCCTTGAGAAAGAAAAGCTCCTCGAACGGATCTACGTCCTTGCGAAGCTTGCGCCTGTCCAGCCTGCCCATCTTTGCGAGCTTGAAGTTCATATCCTTGTGCTGCTTCCACGCGATACGGATCCCCTCTATTGCCGCCGCCTGTTCTACGAACCTTTCGCAGTCGTTTACCGGGACGTAGGTAGGATTTAAGGTCTTGTTCGTGATGTAGTTGCGTACATCGGTCTGGGTGTAGGAGGAGGGAAGGTGCTGCAATATCCGCTCGATTCCTGCCTCGGCAAGGATGTTGGATAAGGAGTAGCTTACGCCGATGTTTGCAGCAACCGTGCGGTGGTATTCTCCCATTATGTTGGAGAAGATATCGGT from the bacterium genome contains:
- a CDS encoding NAD-dependent epimerase/dehydratase family protein; its protein translation is MKILVIGGTVFLGRHIVDAALERGHEVTLFNRGQHNPDLFPKVEKIKGDRTVDLSPLRSRTWDAVIDTCGYVPRSVKKSCEALHDSVSLYVFISTLSVYADMSRKNMDERSALAAIPDETVEQVTDVTGVTGVTGENYGALKVLCEKEVLNAFPDRAFIPRPGLIVGPHDPTDRFTYWPARISKQTRVLAPEPQDLGVMFIDVRDLSEWIISMVERNQRGIYNADGPDYTLSMKEFLDACVKVSSSNAELLWVAAEFLLERDVQPWEGLPLWLPGDDGAGMSSFNIRKALGEGLKFRPLERTIADTLEWHSKRPSSTVLRAGISLEREEELLEEWTRLHPQVKT